The bacterium genome segment ATCTTTAAGATTTTCTGTTGCTATCATTGGCTTTCCCCCTTTTATTACAATTTTTTGGACTCAAAGTATTCTTTTAAAACTATTGCGTTGTTCCTAATTTCATCTTTTGCGGAATATAGCAGAGTAATGACATCTTTCTCTTTTATATATTGTGTTAGTTTAAGTAGAGATTCACTATTATTGGTTCTGATTTCTTCAAGGTATTTTTCTTTAAAATCTTTCCATTTGGCAGGGTTATGTGAAAACCATTTGCGAAGAGCAGTTGTAGGCGCAACTTCTGGCAACCATTCTGTTAATGAGGCCCG includes the following:
- a CDS encoding DUF488 domain-containing protein translates to MGQIKIKRIYETVSKEDGVRLLVDRLWPRGISKERASLTEWLPEVAPTTALRKWFSHNPAKWKDFKEKYLEEIRTNNSESLLKLTQYIKEKDVITLLYSAKDEIRNNAIVLKEYFESKKL